The sequence below is a genomic window from Saccopteryx leptura isolate mSacLep1 chromosome 3, mSacLep1_pri_phased_curated, whole genome shotgun sequence.
CCACTGAAAAAGATCAGGTATACCTAGAAATCCTTGAAAGCCCTATTTACACGTATGAAGGCAAAACATGTTGACCTAAGCGCTTTGGGAGGCGTGTAATGAGagttctccctccctgtctcctccttCGAGTTGAACTTTCATATGTTATCAATTACAAGACACCGCAGTTTAATTCAGTGAGGGAGCATTTGCGTTCACGCATGGcttgccttttcttcttcttccctcgtTAGCAGAATTGTCAGAGACCAGGATGGTGAACCCGTGGTTAAGAGGTCAGGGTGTACACACTGAAAAACTAAAATGGGAGATGTTTCTGAACCAGGTTTCCCTTGGAGACAGTCAGCCAGGAGGATACCTCAGTGGTAATATCCAGTAGTGTTAGCTTGAGTATGTATTTTCACATAAAGGATAAACATTTGTattttggccaaaaaaaaaaaaaaatgtatgttaccCCTTGACCTTTGGGATAAATAGGAGGGAGTCAAGATAAAAATCATGTCTTCAGTGTTGGATTGTCTCCACTCCCCACGATACAAACACACACTTTAGAGCTGAGCTTCTTACTGTTTGCACTATGGTACCTAGTGAATAGAGACTCCACTTCCTTCCAGGGTGGATGAACAGTGAGTGAAAAATACTATTACAAAATCCCTTTATACAGAAAGGTCCATATCACCGGCTCCCATTGCCTTAAACACGCTGTCTCTTCATTTCATAAGAATAAATACTAAAGAAAGAGGCTTTTAGATGCCAACCCTAGtctccatttgtaaaatgatGGGGTCACTGATGGAGACAGGAGGAGGACAAGGAAAAGTTGATAGGAGACTTTGCTGCCACGAGTGGAATTAGATGAGAAGTTTGGTTTGAGCACatacattcatttcaaaatacaatacattttattcaccaaccctgtgccaggcactgaactaGGTAAAGAGGGTTAAAAAGTGCCCAAGATAGACAATAACTTTTTGAATAACAGAATTTCAAACTGTGGCAAGTGTCAGGAAGGAAATAAGCAGGGGACAGATTAACACGAGGGATCGAGTTCACATCAAGTGGCAGAAACGGTCTTCTGAGGAATTGACAGCTGAAGAGAAACTAAGACTCTAAGGTGAGAAAGTAGCGGTAAGATGGACTAGCAAGAGAGAAATGGTCTGTTAAGGAAAAGCAGCATGATCCTGGACCTGGGAGAGGCTTGAGAAGAGCTTGTATATTTTGCAGCACAGAgtggagtggagagaatggagagcccaggaggcagggtggggaagagacAGGTCTATGGGCCAAGAtacagcattttttattttgtcgtAACTGCAATGGAAAACCATCGGAAGGCTTTAAACAGTGATCGTGGGCAGCCATTCGGGAACTACGGTAGTGTTCCCGATGAAAGGTCTGGGGGCCGGGCCGGTTGGTGCCCTGGGAATGGACAGAGCCTGCTGTGTGATTCCAATCTGCCCCGTCTGTTATCACAGCTGGCAAGTCATCTTAAATGtgtgctttttttaatttctgaaaataaaaactctATAAGGCTGGTACTTGTAATTATGAttctaaaatatatcaaaagtattttcaaatatcTGACAACTATAGCATTTCTCACTGTTTTCCACTTAGTAGTATTGAAAGTTATCTGTGAAAGAAGAAGCACTGGAGTGTTGACATATTTTAGAATCTTCTGGAGGGCATTTGTTACAAAGGCAGATCCCTGGGTCCAGTCCCTGTGAGTCAGGAGGTCTCAGGAGGTCTGCAGGGGTGTGCAGGAATTTGCTTTGTCCTGAGaactcaataaattcaaatatagtGTTTTGGGGAAACTCTGAGAAACCATGAGTTAGAGCTGGTCGTCGGACACTGCCTCCTACTGGACTGACAAGGTGCCTGTTTGCCACCTGGAAAGAGCGCTTCCCAACACTCAGGATGGCTTTAGGTTGTGCTGCAGTAAAAAGCAACCACCAACTTTTAGGTGGCTTTCAAGGACAAAGTTTGTGCCCTGGGGTTTACCTACCATTCTGGGTTGGGGGTGAAGGGCTCTGTTCCACATTGTCCTCAGTCAGGACCCTCATGGTGTTTCCACCGCCTGGAACCCTGCCGGCTGCCCTGTCAGGGGAGAAGAATTGGACCGGCTCTGAACCTCCTCCAGGCTGTTATCTGTGTGTCACTTCCATTCACGGTTCATTGTCCAACCTAACACTATGGGGTGTGAAAATGCAATCCTCTTGTTGAGTTAAGGAGAAGGAAATGAATATTGGAATCAGCAGCAATGTCTGTCCCAGGGGACACAGGAATCAGAGAAACCAAGCCTGAAAAAAATGGTGCCTAAGTTCTTGAGGAGTTCTGGGCATCTATGAACTTGTGCAGGTACTCAAATCTTATTAAAGTTGAGGTAATCATTTCCTAAATTTCCAGAACCTTTTTAGTGTCTTAATCTTTGTTAAGTATTTCTTATTTGCTATGGTTAATTGAATAATGTACATTAACAGGAAATCTCCTAGTTGAAGTTTCTTTAAGTATCTGAAAGTTTTTGAGACAAGGAACACTGCATAGGAATAACAGAGCATATGTTGACAAAATTGCTTCCACTTCATGTGAAGAAAGTTTAGTGGTTCAGCTTCACAGTTCCCTGACCAGGCACTTCGAGAGCGTTGCAGAACACTGGTCTCCTTGGGCCCAGCCCCAGTCAGCCCCAGTCAACCTGCTCTACCATTCTGGCTGACTCTTGCCACCTCATTTCTCTGCAtctgctttctcctctgtaaaatttGATGGAGAGGGACAGTTGATCACTAATGTCCCTCCAGATGAACCTGGAAGCTTCAGTCTTAATCGGATCAAATATGATGAGTATGTAGTTTTGAGTCACTCATCTGATAGAAGAATCACAAACCAGTACACACACTAGCGTTTTAAGTTTTGAGAAATATTCTTCAATACAATTTACTGCAGAGGAGCACACATGGCCCCCACCATACTAGGTGCTAAAATTTCATGATGGAATACATCTGAAGAGATGCTTTATTACTTTTTCCACTTATTGGGTGCATGCCTTTGAGTTGCTTAATCCTAAGACCCCTCATGGGCAAACAGATTCTAACACTCTCATGAGAACAGGATGAGATAATGTGACAAGTTAGCATCACATCTAAGACATATTGGTAGTTGTTTCATGAATGTGAAATGAATGAAATGCTCAATGAATGGAAGACTGTAACATTATTACTATTCTAATAACTTTGCATGTTGCTGTGTACCTGGCCACCTTAAATTCTGTCGACGTCTGACTACCTAAAAGGTTTATGGAGATTCCATTCAGAGAAAAATCCCTTTAtagacttcatttctttttacccAATTAAAACTATCACATGCACCTGAGGCATAAAATGTACTTCAGTGAACTGCTTGGGTTCCACAAGTCCTGCCTGCCATTCCACGTGCCATGACAAGATGAATCCAGTCTTCTCTAAGTTTTCATGTCCTCACACCTCAACCTAATGCTCCCAAAGCAGTGCACAGAGTTGTCACAAAGCCCCAAGGCCAAGAGCATACACACAGCCAAGGCTTTtgctctcattttatagatgagagaacAGAGGCAAACTCTTAGGCAGATGGGTCTCAGTTATTGGAGGAAGGGGTTCCAAAAGACTGTGGAGGCCTACATCTGTCTGGCTTTTCCTTCTGCTGGGTTTCTGCCAAAGCAAAGGGGCATGAGCTGAGCACATGAGAGAAACCCTCCATGAAGGTGACTTGTTCAGAGCTGAACACGCAGCCACCAAGCCTGTGATCCTCATAGTCTGAACACGCAGCCACCAAGCCTGTGATCCTCATAGTGCAGTTCTTGGGTGGTTGAGAGAACTCTGGCATTGTACAAGGCGAAGGGGACGAGGCAGGTTTGACACTTTCAAAATGGTGGTGTCTTTGCTGAGTTAAGAATCTTTTCAGTTCCTGACCACACTTAACCTTTTTATTCCTTCCCTAGTGCATCTTTTGGTCTGAATACACCATGAAAATCTTCAAGGATGGGGGAATGGAGTGATGCTGATTCAACAAATTGTGAAAATCTGTTTCCTGATTATTGAATTGTGGCCAGACATTTTCCTCTACCATTTGCCCTTCTAAAAGTCCTTGATCAAAATAGGCAGGATGTGGCTTCAAAATATAGCACTTCCAGCACTGAAAAAATGCAATTCTAACAGCCTTGTGTCTTTGAACTCAATGGGCTGTATGTTACTCTTAATAGAATAGTTCaagtctttttctaaattttattggtTACCATTTAGGTAAGAGTGAAATTGCTGAAATTTGGACTGTTTGGATATGCTTATATAAACAGGTAGAAGATAAAATAATGGAGATGAAAATGAAGGGTACTTATGTTTTTAAGGACAACACCACTCAGTCTGCCTCTTACCTTGAGCTGGGTTGCACAGAGGGTAGAGTTGGAATCTTGGACTTGAGTTCAAGTGCCATTCTGTTACTTGCTTCCACTGAGATCTTAGTTAAGGGGCTTAATCTCCTTGGCATTGAAGTTCTTAACCTCTAAAATGGGACAATAACTACTACCTTCAGTTCATTGTGATTACATTAATAAAGTGGCATAGGACTTAAACATGATAGGTTAAAAAATATACTCAATATTTAATAAGGATCTTCTACTATATATACTCTGGCCTACATGTTATGCACAGCCCGACTCTGAGGTTATAGTTCACATCATAATTATCTGATATTTGTAAATTTACTAAGACAGGCTTTTTTTTctggcagaaaataaaatgtttggggGAAGATATACCATTTTAAAATTCCCACGAAGTCACTATTTAGTCTAGCCAGCCTAAAGGAAAAAGACAACATAGGAACTCAAAATAATCTCCCTGGTTGATGGTTGTTTTTAGTCTTGAAAGAGCAAGAGTTTGCAAGGtcaagaagggaggagaaagcaTTCATTACAGAATGAAAAGGAACTGAACCTTATCACTAGTGGTGATTTCAAAACATGTTCACAAATTCTTTGATATTCCTTCCATTAAAAGATGAAGTCTAATCCTCTCCATAAGTGTGGGATGATTTAGTGACAAGCTTCTAAATGAACTGAATGTGGTGGGTGGGTGTTCTTAGAATACTGGATCATGAAAGGCATGTGACttcttccttgctttctcttGGGTCATTCTCTCTGGGCGAAGCCAGATGCCATGTTGTAAGAAATCTTGCCAATACCATGTGAGCCATCTTAGAATTATATCCTCCAGCCCTAGCCAAGCCTTCAGATGATACCGCCCTGACTGATATCTTGTCTGTAGCCTATGAGATACTCTGCACCAGAACCTTCTGGCTAAGCCACTCTAGGATTCCTAAACCACAGAAACTGagataatatttattgttttaatttgttgagttttgagaatgtttgttacacagcaataaatcATTAATGCAGTGGTAAGAAGTTCACAGTGGTAACTTCCTTTGGTTGGAGCCTGGTACCTAGAAAGGGTGGCAGAAGGGACAGAGAAGATGAGGTCTGAAAGGCAAATGCCTAACATTCTTTGTTCAGAAGCTAGGATTTATACTATAAGCAAAATATTCAAGCTAGACTAGAGGATGTTTTTATGTAGAGGACACCTTTACATAGCGTTTTTTCATAGTCAGACTTTGATTTTGATATCTTTGGCATAAAATGGGATAAGAGATGGCTGAGGGGAGACTCCCAGTTAGGAAGTTCTAATAGATCAGGTAAGAGAAGAGAATTAGAACAAAGACAGTGGCAGAAGAGGTAGATATGGGAGGACCGCCTTAAAATTTGGGGGTTTTCAGAGAGCAACCAGTTTCCAGGGCAATCTAGTGCAACTGTGCTTCACTTTGCACTgggtagagcagtggttttcaacctttaaCACTGGGGGCCAGTGCAAATGGATTTATTAgaggaccactaaggcagaaatcatcctgagcataagtgaatttgaccaagatcattgggtctataatcttcatacatcagggtgattaactctttcacaaactgattcaaattttctggtggaccagtctgAAAATGGGCAGTTGAAAAACATTAGTGAGGAAGATAAAAGTGTGCTGAACTATATGACAACCCTGTATTTATACCAACAtcatacaaacatacacacacgcacaacaTACTTATTTTCATGcaaaaattaaatgaacattTTGCTAAAAAGTCTTTACAATTAGGAAACATCCCCCTCTTAGAATTTATGATTAAGCATTGGAATTAGTCCTTTATAAAAACTGTAATTTCAAGAACAAAAAATGGGTTCCCGCCTTTCATAAAGGGAACCAAAAAGTCTCACATTTGTCCATTGTACAAATAAGACCACAGGATATTTATGAATTATAATGAGATGAGTGATAGCCCTGTTGGAATACAATTTAATGTGGTTTTGAAATGTTAGAAGATTCAATAGAATCTGACTGAAACAGCATAGGGCAGTGATATTAAATTAGTAAAGAAGTGCTCATCTCCCAACCAAACTGGTTTCCTGAGAAAAAGAACATCTATTTTTGATATTTCAATAGCCCCAGAAAGAGCTTGATATACAAATGGTAAGTCTTGAATATTAAAAATGGCCACATTTCTATTCCAATGATTAAGGAAAAATTTTAGTGTATCTGCGTGTATTTTGATCCTGTTATCTTGCATGCACTATATAATCACCACTCATAgctgaatttcaaaatatttctttgggGAAGTAGGATTCTAATTGAACTAAAAATTAATCAGAGAACCAGAATAAATTCAAAACCAGTAGGGAGAGTCAAGGAACCAAATTTGATTTTCAGAAGGAAAATGTTTATGAACAATAATAGTTGGAAATCGCATTATTTCTGTTTCTGAAAATGACTTTTTTATgtaatgctttttctacatttatatattatatggaATTTTGAAGAAATGTTAATCTTCAAATAACTTGattcaataaatactgttgaACACTCAATGTCCTAATAGGAGATAAGACATTTCCACTAACTAAGGGGACtacaaataaatgtgaaaatctAAGTTccttagacagagacagagactatATTGTTGACCATAATAGTCACGGGTCTATTGTGAGGCCTGAAAAAGGGAGTCCACCCAACAAATGACCTGCTGAAAGAAGAATGAATGATTGACTATTGTATGAACAGATGTCATGTTAATGATGTTGGCCGTGTATAATAAGAACAAAGCTAAGCATTTCCAAGGTATGTCTCCACTGTAAGAACTCATACATATTTATAACTGAAGAGTCTAGTGAAAGATGTGAAAGATTTAGAtgtttaagaaaagataaaaataactgaAGTGTGAACTAACTAAAGGAGAGGCAGCATATTTTAAGAAACCTGATGCAACATTGCTACAGCTACTATTAAGAACACTGCTGTTCAAAATAATTGTGATATAGTGAAAATAACTTGGTGAAACAAAGTTTCTTCAAAACTATCAAAAATGTGCTTCTGGCTGACATTCCAAAGTTAAACTTTTGTGGAGGGAGCAAAGGAAAGTACAAAGAGAAACCACCACCATTAGTGCCTGCACCAGAGCTATTTATTAgtgtaactttttctttttttttttttctttgagatttcATAACAACTGAAGTATGTACAAAGTCTTACAGCATTTATACCATAAAAAGTTTCTTATTAGCTGATGAAGTCTAAGGTAGTGCTCTTGGATTTCAGAGCATAACTACAAAAGTAATGAAGCAGACCACTGCATGTGTGCCTCTGCTACCACACCACAACTGTCCCCTGGTTGACAGCTAACTGGAAGACAAGTTattggggagaaaagggaacaagTTGATATGTAGCACTAGAGACCATGGGGGGTGGGCGTGAAGCTATATGAGTGTCATGTTTCTATAGTTCCCAGAGCTGTAACCAAGGTCCACAGCCTGAGAAAATAACATATGCAAGACAACACAGTCACACTGCTCAGATATGGTTCAGCTACCAAAGTTGTTCACTGTTGATATGGAGGCTCAGTACTGATATGGCTGGTTATTTGTTTGTGTTCATGTCTTCAGATAGCTCAAACCTGGACAAGCCCGGCTCCTCTCTcccaaataaaacaatgacaaaggaatggaggagagagggatgagaatcaGCATGGGATTAATTactgaccaaaaaaacaaaccccccaAATTTTAAGATGTTGGGTAACAGCTTTAGATGGCCATTCCTGTCagaagattaacagtagaaatCTCTGAATCAACCcaaatcagaaaaatatcaacaaaacccCAGACATTCAACCTCCCAGATATAATCACCTCCACTGCATCTGATTGTCTGTTCTTGGGGTCAGTATTACACAGAACCACCAACATTTATATACACACTAAGTAGGACACAGAAAGTAGCATCATTGTCCCAACCATTACTTTAGCAAGTGGCAAAAGAATTGCACTATGTAAGTAATAACATTAGGCTCACCACTTTCTTCCTCAGAAAACCCAGCCTGGTTCTACCTTAGGTCAGTCATTCTATTTGTTTAGTAGCAGATCCCATTTATTTCCCCATTGTTTTGGTCTCACATGTAGGCAAATtggctttttatttcaaaaagattCTACTTTCAACTTAAAAGCCAGTTGATAAAACTTTTAATAAGACACAACAGCGCGGGATATAAAACACAAGAACCACATAAATATTGAAGAAGTTGTATACCGTTTCTGTGTAAACAGTTTTGCTTGAGATCAAAGCCCTAATCAGATTCTGGACTGAAACTTTTGGCAGATGACGTATGTTCAGCCAGGCTCTGCAGGATGGTTGACATGGATGCCAGGTCAGTCCCCATGTTGACAGGCATGCAACTTGAAAACATTGCACAACAAGCAACACAAAGAAAGTGGAGAAGCTCACAACACTTCAAGGAGACCTCACAACCTTCACAACTGTGTATGCACAGACAGAGacccaccccttccctcctttGCACGCATTTTCTCTTACACGTGGGAGACCTTCTGTGACTCTCTAGCTTGTTTGATGCTATATAACCACTTGATGATCCTAGCATTTCTTTCGATCGCAGAAATGCCATATGGCACCCGGTCATTGgcactgtcatcatttctaagGTCACTGTTACTGTCCTGAGACTGTTCACAGTCTGAGCTGATCATACTTGCACTGCGGAAGTTGAGGGATATGATGTCAGAATTAGCCCTTGCAAAGTTTTCCATTCCAAGGTTTTCCAGCTCTTCGGGGTCCAGTCCGCAGTAGTTAAAGAACCTCTCCACGTCTGCGTCCACCCGGAAATATCTGTCACTCAAGTCCGACTTAGACCGCTGGAGGGAGGGTCTTCGGCTGACTCCGCAAGCTGGTTCCACAGGGTCGACTTCAGGGGACTTCATGGTGGCCatggcagcgaccttgggtttggGAGGCAGAGGCGGAGCGGAGCTACTGCAGGCGATCGCTTTTAAGGGCTTCACACTGGTCACTTTGCGGATGTCCGAGGAGCTGTGGGAGACGTGCAGGAAGGACTCGGCCGTCTGCTCCAGCAGCCTCCTGCCCACGTGGGAGCTGCTCTCCTGCGGGCTGCCCCGGCCCTGCGTCGGGTACACCTTCAGGGACTCGGCGAAGGAGTGTCGGTGCAGGTCGGTGGCGTCCGGCCTGTGCGGCGGCCAGTTTCGGGAGCTGTGCTTGTGGCCCGAACCCGAGCTGGAGCCTTCAGAGCTGTTGATGATGTTCTTCAGGATCTCGAGCTTCAGCGTCTCCCTCTGCACGCCGCTCTCGGTCTTGGCGTTCGGCCCGAACACTTTGAGCGTGGGGCTGCCCAGCGCGCGCTTGGCGCCGGGGCACACCGGGGGCTTGGCCAGCACGGCCGGCTTCACTGGCTCCTGCTTGGCGTTGATGACCTCCTGACTCTTGACATACTTGGCCTTGTCGGCCTCCAGCCTCTCCACGGCGCTGAGTCTTTTGGGGTTGGGCTCGGCCTGCCTGCGAAAGTAGTCGGGCCCCTTGTTGAGGATGCGCAGGGGCACGGCCGAGGTGAAGGTGCCGGCGGGGCTGACGGGCTTCACCATGCTACCTGTCTGTAGGGTCTCCGTGGGCATGGTGGGCGGTCTCTCCCCGGCGGCCGTGTTGGATTCTCTTCTGGGCGCCTCCGGATGCGCTGAATAGACACATGTACCCGAAGCACAAAGGGCAGCAGACGGACCCTGGTACCTGAGTGTcagcagcagcggcggcggcagcagcgccTCATCTCACGGCCCATTAACCACCACCGTGGCTTTAGTTCACTTTCCCCTGCCAGGCAGCCCCGGCACAAAGAGGCCACCAGCCACAAGTTCCTTCAATCTGTTCCGCCTCCACCTTTCTTTTCGCCGAGAACGTGGGAGTCTCCTCCAGGTCTTTGTGTTCAACTGCAGGCAGAGCTGAAACACAAAACAACCAACCGCGGGTTAGGATGGGCCAGTGACATCACGGATGTAGCAACCGAGAAACCCCGCGGCGCCGCCTCCGCCCGCCGCCCGCCAGCCAGCCCCGGAGCTCGGTTCCCGGCGGCGATTCCGGCTCACAGAGCACACCGCGGGGCTGGGGTCCGAGCCTGCGCCTCGCGTGCCACCGGCAGAGCCCGGCCGCTGGGAGAAAGGGGCTGACATTTCCCACGCACGGACTCTTCCAGCTGTCTCCCCATTGGTGGGAACCGCCTCCGATCACGCCCGGTTGGCATTATTTATGTCAAAACCCAGGAAATGCTAGATGAATGTAGAAGTGTGGGTTTAGCAAAGCCTGGTTTCCAGTTCGTTATATGCCGCTGGGTTCCTATGAATCCCTATCTGGTTTAGGCTATAACAACGACAATGGTGAATTGTGTCTCTTTTGCAATGAAGCAAAACTTCAGACTTCTTACCACCCATCTCTCAATTAACACTTGAAACAAGCACTTCTTAACTCTTCAAAAACTAAAACGATAGGCAGAAATGGGAAtggcagccactatgaaaaacgtTTTAGAAATCAATATGTTTCAGTTATCCCATTTTTTGCCAACcaatatatttgaaaacactTTTTCCTGGAAATCAAGAAGGCTTATGAAGTTCATTCAATCAtaagcttattttttaattagaaagaaaagctaaaaatacTTCTAGATTAACAACAGAAGCagacaatttgattttaaatGCTCCATTAATTTTCCCACTTAATGAACAGAAATCAAAAGTTTCTTTGTGGTCTGTATTCCCCCACCCCCCTAAACAAAATCTTAAGATGTCAATCATAAGATTTGTTACTAAAATGTTACTGTATAAAGAACTTGCAGAATAGTCAAGCATTCATAGGACTAATTCATGGCTTTCTGAACTTGACTACCCCCATCCCCAACCAAAACCAGTATAATGAAACACTTCTCAatctttcaatatatatattgaaatatatacagagtttttctgttttcaaaacaATATACTGTAGCACTTATCTCTGCAGTCCTGGGAACAGCTCCTCTTTCCTGTTACTGCTGGCAGAGAACATTTAGGAATACACCCGCATTTGAAAGTAACTGGTTAAAGACCTTTCTCTAGCATCTCTGGTTATAATTAGGACCATTATCAGAGTAATATATTCAACTTATATGTCAAGTaactaattttcaaaataagtcaAGTGCTATTACTATAAAATCATTTGCTCTCATGGTAGGAAAAGGAAATACCTATTAATAAcaactgtgtgtggggggggctgaTATCACTCCTTATCGTCTTTGAAACTTTTAATCTCTAAACACACCCATTGCCATGTTTCGTTAGAAAcaattttggggccctggccgg
It includes:
- the FAM110B gene encoding protein FAM110B is translated as MPTETLQTGSMVKPVSPAGTFTSAVPLRILNKGPDYFRRQAEPNPKRLSAVERLEADKAKYVKSQEVINAKQEPVKPAVLAKPPVCPGAKRALGSPTLKVFGPNAKTESGVQRETLKLEILKNIINSSEGSSSGSGHKHSSRNWPPHRPDATDLHRHSFAESLKVYPTQGRGSPQESSSHVGRRLLEQTAESFLHVSHSSSDIRKVTSVKPLKAIACSSSAPPLPPKPKVAAMATMKSPEVDPVEPACGVSRRPSLQRSKSDLSDRYFRVDADVERFFNYCGLDPEELENLGMENFARANSDIISLNFRSASMISSDCEQSQDSNSDLRNDDSANDRVPYGISAIERNARIIKWLYSIKQARESQKVSHV